A genomic window from Sceloporus undulatus isolate JIND9_A2432 ecotype Alabama chromosome 9, SceUnd_v1.1, whole genome shotgun sequence includes:
- the FBXO46 gene encoding F-box only protein 46, whose translation MDQNTFSSHIQLWCPRPFGTYSQNKQCTGGQVKKTFGDFACKAKEEEEEGGEACSENTPPAPPPPPPPPAVSPSPSQVEEGRVLLDTWYVIKPGNTKEKIAFFVAHQCSSGSRASAMKVKGNWGSDSSKAKRRRRSHDPTKSKPCPVKSKDSGGNKEAEDVCLCPESHADPAGGDTTDLLSVAEMVALVEQRTALALQNYSRPTLPAAPPSPMVFVSTEQEQGEGGEKKASPLGGGSDCSRVAEAVAHFESRERNVLRQNGLCRESPECVANSQHSPGEVRIAFRISSSRDARSPTEGGSSTRPNCMFMSCGGSPTGSAARAKDKITCDLYQLISPSRDTLPNNVDFLLASASPKGADGSGNEPPDVEMTCGESQGSSGKLDALSEGSRAGAEKMGGPAATATVARDCISGFHVDVVVTGVVDQCVFFGKDSTKNMKEETVCLTVSSPTQEVLCSSCEDPPPGQLFFLHAQTPRPEDSRDIDSNYLDPVNGGEGGLDRADGSGLEPAGSDTSLCRLYRHVSHDFLEIRFKIQRLLEPRQYMLLLPDHIMVKIFSYLPTQSLAALKCSCHYFKYIIETFGVQATDSKWNRDPLYRDDPCKQCKKHYEKGDVSLCRWHPKPYHHDLPYGRSYWMCCRRTDKDTPGCRVGLHDNNWVQPCDMLRERAARREDGR comes from the coding sequence ATGGATCAGAACACCTTCTCCTCCCACATCCAGCTATGGTGCCCCCGTCCCTTTGGCACCTACTCCCAGAACAAGCAGTGCACTGGAGGCCAGGTGAAAAAGACCTTTGGGGACTTTGCCTGCAaagccaaggaagaggaagaggagggtggcGAGGCCTGCTCAGAGAACACCCCCCctgccccaccaccacctccaccaccccCTGCTGTCTCCCCAAGCCCTAGCCAGGTGGAGGAAGGACGGGTGCTTTTGGACACGTGGTACGTGATCAAGCCGGGCAACACCAAGGAGAAGATTGCCTTTTTTGTTGCCCACCAGTGCAGCAGCGGGAGCAGGGCAAGTGCCATGAAGGTGAAAGGGAACTGGGGGAGCGACAGCTCTAAAGCCAAGCGCCGGAGGAGGTCTCATGATCCCACCAAAAGCAAGCCTTGCCCGGTCAAGTCAAAGGACAGTGGTGGCAACAAGGAAGCTGAAGATGTGTGCCTTTGTCCAGAGTCCCATGCTGACCCGGCTGGCGGAGATACCACCGACTTGCTGTCGGTTGCTGAGATGGTGGCCTTGGTGGAGCAGCGGACGGCACTGGCCCTGCAGAACTACTCCAGACCCACCCTGCCTGCCGCCCCTCCTTCCCCCATGGTTTTTGTGTCCACAGAGCAAGAGCAAGGGGAGGGTGGAGAGAAGAAAGCATCCCCTTTGGGGGGAGGTTCGGACTGCAGCCGGGTGGCTGAGGCTGTGGCTCACTTTGAGTCCCGGGAGCGGAATGTCTTGCGCCAAAATGGCCTCTGCCGGGAGTCTCCCGAGTGTGTGGCCAACTCCCAGCACAGCCCTGGTGAGGTCCGCATCGCCTTCCGTATCTCCAGCAGCCGGGACGCCCGCTCACCCACTGAGGGCGGCTCCAGCACCCGCCCCAACTGCATGTTCATGAGCTGCGGTGGGTCCCCTACAGGAAGTGCCGCCCGTGCCAAAGACAAGATCACATGTGACCTCTACCAACTCATTAGCCCTTCCCGAGACACCCTACCCAACAATGTGGACTTCCTGCTGGCAAGTGCCTCCCCTAAAGGGGCCGACGGATCCGGCAATGAGCCCCCGGATGTTGAGATGACATGTGGGGAGAGCCAAGGCAGCTCCGGGAAACTGGATGCTCTTTCAGAAGGTAGCAGGGCTGGTGCCGAGAAGATGGGAGGCCcggctgccactgccactgtggCCAGAGATTGCATCTCCGGATTCCACGTGGATGTGGTGGTcacgggggtggtggaccagtgtGTCTTTTTTGGCAAGGACAGCACCAAGAACATGAAGGAGGAGACGGTCTGCTTGACCGTCAGCTCGCCGACTCAAGAGGTGTTGTGTTCGTCATGTGAGGACCCTCCGCCAGGGCAACTTTTCTTCCTCCATGCCCAAACGCCCCGGCCGGAGGACAGTCGGGATATAGACAGCAACTACTTGGACCCTGTGAACGGTGGTGAAGGTGGGCTTGACAGGGCCGATGGGTCCGGGCTGGAGCCGGCAGGTTCGGATACCTCTCTTTGCCGCCTGTACCGCCACGTCTCGCACGACTTCCTGGAGATCCGCTTCAAGATCCAGCGGTTGCTGGAACCCCGTCAGTACATGCTGCTCCTCCCTGACCAtatcatggtgaagattttcagctACTTGCCCACGCAGTCGCTGGCTGCCTTAAAGTGCTCCTGCCACTATTTCAAGTACATCATTGAGACGTTTGGCGTTCAAGCCACGGACTCCAAGTGGAACCGAGACCCCTTGTACCGGGATGACCCCTGCAAGCAGTGCAAGAAGCACTACGAGAAGGGGGACGTCTCCCTCTGCCGATGGCACCCCAAGCCCTATCATCACGACCTGCCTTACGGACGCTCCTACTGGATGTGTTGCCGGCGGACGGACAAGGACACACCGGGCTGCCGGGTGGGACTGCATGACAACAACTGGGTGCAACCCTGCGACATGTTACGAGAGAGAGCAGCTCGGAGGGAGGATGGGAGGTGA
- the QPCTL gene encoding glutaminyl-peptide cyclotransferase-like protein produces MRKGPRRGRSGMEPGAGGGGPGGPSRRGPPRLPLRRLGLPLLLLALAALGSLLALYLLLGEEGAEQQQQQQPPEARQKEHKPRSLSSARLKRLASQVDLQRLWKRYLQPMLVERYSGSSGNQRVRQFLTETLRTLEASWHVELDSFKERTPRGAVSFANVVATLDPLAPSRLVFACHYDSKYFQSDERGRAFLGATDSAVPCSVLLELATALDKELLKAKAQSPKVTLQLLFFDGEEAFKEWSATDSLYGARHLAERMAQTAHRPGITQLQAISLFVLLDLLGARQPTIRNHFPATAGWFERLLGIEKRLHRLGLLESHPQEQLYFQRDPIYSLIEDDHVPFLRKGVPVLHLIATPFPDVWHTMEDTEANLHPPTVQNLCKILAAFLAEYLHL; encoded by the exons ATGCGAAAAGGGCCGCGCAGGGGCCGGTCTGGGATGGAGCCTGGAGCCGGAGGAGGCGGCCCCGGGGGGCCTTCCAGGCGAGGGCCTCCTCGGCTCCCCCTCCGCCGCCTTGGGCTGCCTCTGCTGCTCCTGGCCCTGGCTGCCCTGGGATCCCTCCTGGCGCTCTACCTGCTCCTCGGGGAAGAAGGGgcggaacagcagcagcagcagcagcctccggAGGCAAGGCAG AAGGAGCACAAGCCCCGGAGTTTGTCCAGCGCCCGGCTGAAGCGCCTGGCCTCCCAGGTGGATCTCCAGCGCCTTTGGAAAAGGTACCTGCAGCCCATGCTGGTCGAGAGGTACTCTGGCAGCTCCGGGAACCAGAGAGTCCGACAG TTCCTCACAGAAACGCTGCGAacgctggaggcttcttggcacGTGGAGCTGGACTCTTTCAAGGAGCGGACCCCTCGCGGCGCCGTGAGCTTTGCCAATGTGGTGGCAACACTGGACCCGTTGGCGCCTTCCCGCCTGGTATTTGCCTGCCACTACGATTCCAAGTACTTCCAAAGCGACGAGCGCGGCCGGGCGTTCCTGGGCGCTACAGATTCAGCCGTGCCATGCTCAGTTTTGCTGGAGCTGGCGACGGCGCTGGACAAGGAGTTGCTGAAAGCCAAGGCGCAG AGTCCCAAGGTGACGCTGCAGCTGCTCTTTTTCGATGGGGAGGAAGCATTCAAGGAGTGGAGTGCAACCGACTCTCTCTATGGGGCACGCCACTTGGCTGAGCGCATGGCGCAAACTGCCCACCGCCCGGGCATCACCCAGCTCCAGGCCATC TCTCTCTTTGTCCTCTTGGATCTGCTGGGTGCGAGGCAGCCAACCATCCGAAACCATTTCCCTGCTACGGCCGGTTGGTTCGAAAGGCTTCTTGGTATTG AAAAGCGTCTCCATCGACTAGGCCTCCTGGAGTCACACCCGCAGGAACAGCTGTATTTCCAGAGAGATCCCATCTACAGCCTCATTGAAGATGACCATGTGCCCTTCCTCCGGAAAG GTGTTCCTGTCCTTCACCTCATTGCTACCCCTTTCCCTGATGTCTGGCACACCATGGAAGATACAGAGGCGAATCTCCACCCGCCCACCGTCCAGAACCTATGTAAGATCCTGGCTGCTTTCCTAGCAGAGTATCTGCACCTATAA
- the LOC121915553 gene encoding cation channel sperm-associated protein subunit gamma 1-like — translation MITGILSLMDVAKLWTRILNNVCIKKLNPVFFVDNYTEYVIALGGGWQEGEFFLITVTDGIVNSTGPLRAEKQSVCQFLKVGCSILWVVYSTNDDKFFLLVKEDGTDRHFIVEYRKDEYFMQIYEVPQFIPQDPSERGFVMLLGKEAYSNKTLIPRGLALNPFSKIFYIWGNAILQR, via the exons ATGATAACCGGAATCCTGTCCTTAATGGATGTTGCAA AGCTCTGGACACGTATATTGAACAACGTCTGCATAAAGAAATTAAACCCCGTGTTTTTTGTTGACAATTACACTGAATATGTGATTGCTCTTGGTGGTGGCTGGCAGGAAGGAGAGTTCTTTCTTATTACTGTGACAG ATGGGATTGTGAATTCCACTGGCCCTTTGAGGGCTGAGAAGCAATCAGTGTGCCAGTTTCTGAAAG TTGGGTGCAGCATTTTGTGGGTTGTCTACTCTACAAATGATGACAAGTTCTTTTTGCTGGTGAAGGAGGATGGAACAGATAGGCACTTCATTGTGGAATACCGGAAAG ATGAGTATTTTATGCAGATTTATGAAGTTCCTCAGTTTATACCCCAAG ATCCCTCAGAGAGAGGATTTGTGATGTTACTAGGGAAGGAGGCTTATTCAAATAAAACTCTCATCCCAAGAGGTTTGGCTTTGAACCCCTTCAGTAAGATATTCTATATCTGGGGGAATGCTATCTTGCAAAGGTAA